In one window of Chryseobacterium sp. JV274 DNA:
- a CDS encoding acyl carrier protein translates to MEREKIVAIVNDFLVNEFEVDGDEISNDANLKNTLGLDSLDYIDMVVVIESNFGVKLGEADFKKMVTFDDFYTTIENKIAEKNA, encoded by the coding sequence ATGGAAAGGGAAAAAATTGTTGCCATCGTTAATGATTTTCTGGTAAACGAATTCGAGGTAGACGGAGACGAAATCAGTAATGATGCCAACCTTAAAAATACACTGGGCTTAGACAGCCTGGATTATATCGACATGGTAGTCGTGATCGAATCCAATTTCGGCGTGAAATTAGGAGAAGCTGATTTCAAAAAAATGGTAACATTTGATGATTTCTATACAACGATTGAAAATAAGATTGCTGAAAAAAACGCTTAG
- the fabG gene encoding 3-oxoacyl-ACP reductase FabG, with amino-acid sequence MKCAIVTGGSRGIGKAICIKLAEEKNYHILINYASNEVAAKETLAKVEELGATGEILKFDVGNTEETQAVLTEWQDRNPDSVVEVIVNNAGITRDGLFMWMQKEDWNSVINTSLDGFFNVTNFFIQKLLRNKYGRIINMVSVSGVKGTAGQTNYSAAKGAVIGATKALAQEVAKRNVTVNAVAPGFIKTDMTQDFNEEELKAMIPANRFGEAEEVADLVAFLASKKSSYITGEVININGGIYS; translated from the coding sequence ATGAAATGTGCAATTGTAACAGGAGGTTCCAGAGGAATCGGGAAAGCAATCTGTATAAAACTGGCTGAAGAGAAAAACTATCATATCCTTATCAACTACGCTTCAAACGAAGTGGCAGCAAAAGAAACATTGGCTAAAGTTGAAGAATTGGGTGCTACCGGAGAAATCCTTAAATTTGATGTAGGAAACACTGAAGAAACACAAGCTGTTTTAACTGAATGGCAGGATAGAAACCCTGATTCAGTGGTAGAAGTTATTGTCAATAATGCTGGAATCACAAGAGATGGCCTTTTTATGTGGATGCAGAAAGAAGACTGGAATAGCGTGATCAATACAAGTCTGGATGGATTTTTCAATGTAACTAATTTCTTTATCCAAAAGCTGCTTCGTAACAAATACGGAAGAATCATCAATATGGTTTCGGTATCCGGTGTAAAAGGAACAGCCGGTCAAACGAATTACTCTGCAGCAAAAGGAGCTGTGATAGGTGCTACAAAAGCTCTTGCTCAGGAAGTTGCCAAAAGAAATGTTACCGTAAATGCTGTTGCTCCGGGTTTCATCAAAACAGATATGACCCAGGACTTTAATGAAGAAGAACTGAAAGCAATGATTCCTGCCAACAGATTTGGAGAAGCGGAAGAAGTGGCGGATCTTGTAGCATTTTTAGCATCTAAAAAATCTTCTTACATTACAGGAGAAGTGATTAATATTAACGGAGGAATTTATTCATAA
- a CDS encoding C45 family autoproteolytic acyltransferase/hydolase: MKKTNSIYSSYKRTLLYLAFCFFLTSCGISKSIRHIPDVKQYSLEVPKVARINDSTFSYNQNYLTKNKQQLWELYIKGNPLQLGYNNGALTQSLMQKQEGIFFSKVEGFVPSKFKQRLLRGFLKWYTRKMYLNVREDYQAELYGLSQYSSDQYDFIAPKYLRNLYLHGAHDIGHAMQDLAMVGCTSLAVWNENTEDGDLLIGRNFDFYVGDDFAKNKLVEFVQPEEGIPYMSVSWPGMIGVVSGMNKEGITVTINAGKSKIPLTAKTPISLVTREILQYAKNIEEAIAIAKKRKVFVSESILVGSAADKNAVIIEVSPKNFGVYRVQNTSRVLCTNHFQSDAYKDDKRNQKHIEESHSEYRYERLQELLQEEKKMTPEKMASILRNRSGLKDENIGYGNEKALNQLLAHHAVIFSPQKKLVWVSSNPYQLGEFVCYDLNEIFSEKGLQPDDFSKSSLNIPHDPFADSEEFQNYELSKMYGKEINEAADDKNTLLTDDVIPSYQSMNPDFWLVYYQSGKYYFNKKEYLKAKIEFEKALTKEITTVPDRKNVEKYLKKTLKKLK; the protein is encoded by the coding sequence GTGAAAAAAACGAATTCCATTTATTCATCCTATAAAAGAACTCTTCTTTACCTTGCTTTTTGTTTTTTCCTCACTTCCTGCGGAATATCAAAATCTATCCGTCATATTCCTGATGTAAAACAGTATTCGCTGGAGGTTCCGAAAGTAGCCCGTATCAATGACAGTACTTTCAGTTATAATCAGAATTACCTTACAAAAAACAAGCAGCAGCTCTGGGAACTTTATATCAAAGGAAATCCTTTGCAGCTGGGATATAATAATGGAGCATTGACTCAAAGTTTAATGCAGAAACAGGAAGGAATCTTCTTTTCAAAAGTTGAAGGATTTGTACCGTCAAAATTTAAGCAGAGGCTGCTAAGAGGCTTTTTAAAATGGTACACCAGAAAAATGTATCTCAATGTAAGAGAAGATTATCAGGCAGAATTGTATGGTTTGTCACAATATTCATCTGATCAATATGATTTTATCGCTCCGAAATATTTAAGAAACCTTTACCTGCATGGAGCTCATGATATTGGGCATGCAATGCAGGATCTCGCTATGGTAGGCTGTACTTCTCTTGCGGTTTGGAATGAAAATACAGAAGATGGTGATCTGCTGATCGGAAGAAATTTCGATTTTTATGTAGGAGATGATTTTGCAAAAAATAAGTTGGTAGAATTTGTTCAGCCGGAAGAAGGAATCCCATACATGTCAGTAAGCTGGCCGGGAATGATTGGTGTGGTGTCCGGGATGAATAAAGAAGGAATTACAGTAACTATTAACGCTGGAAAATCAAAAATTCCTTTAACGGCAAAAACGCCTATTTCCCTTGTTACAAGAGAAATTCTGCAATATGCTAAAAATATTGAGGAAGCGATTGCCATTGCTAAAAAAAGGAAAGTTTTTGTTTCAGAATCCATTCTTGTGGGAAGTGCTGCGGATAAAAATGCAGTCATCATTGAAGTTTCACCTAAAAATTTCGGAGTGTACAGAGTACAAAATACCAGCAGGGTTCTTTGCACCAATCATTTCCAGTCTGACGCCTATAAAGATGATAAAAGAAATCAGAAACATATTGAAGAAAGCCATTCTGAATACCGTTATGAAAGACTTCAGGAGCTGTTACAGGAAGAAAAAAAGATGACCCCGGAAAAGATGGCTTCCATTTTAAGAAACAGATCCGGCTTAAAAGATGAAAACATAGGCTATGGTAATGAAAAAGCACTCAATCAGCTTTTAGCTCACCATGCCGTTATATTTTCGCCTCAGAAAAAACTGGTCTGGGTGTCTTCAAATCCTTATCAGCTTGGAGAATTTGTATGTTATGATCTGAACGAAATCTTTTCAGAAAAAGGATTGCAGCCTGATGACTTTTCAAAATCAAGTCTGAATATTCCACATGATCCCTTCGCAGATTCTGAAGAATTCCAAAACTATGAATTGTCTAAAATGTACGGTAAAGAAATAAATGAGGCTGCCGACGATAAAAATACACTGTTAACAGATGATGTTATCCCTTCTTATCAATCTATGAATCCGGATTTTTGGCTGGTCTACTATCAATCAGGAAAATATTATTTTAACAAAAAAGAATACTTAAAGGCAAAAATTGAATTTGAAAAAGCTTTGACGAAAGAGATTACGACTGTTCCAGACAGAAAAAATGTAGAAAAATACCTGAAGAAAACTTTAAAGAAACTGAAATGA
- a CDS encoding 3-hydroxyacyl-ACP dehydratase: MQTILTDFYTLTSYEKAEDGKFTAHIHLNKDHDIFKGHFPGNPVTPGVCMMQIIKELTEEFTDSKLFLKTASNVKFMAIINPFETPDLVLQLDINESEEDVKVKNITSFGETIALKLSVSYKKLSS, from the coding sequence ATGCAAACCATTCTTACAGATTTTTATACATTAACATCCTATGAGAAAGCAGAAGACGGAAAGTTTACTGCTCACATCCATCTCAATAAAGACCACGATATTTTCAAAGGCCATTTCCCTGGAAATCCGGTGACTCCCGGTGTTTGTATGATGCAGATCATTAAAGAACTGACAGAGGAATTTACAGATTCAAAATTGTTTCTGAAAACAGCATCCAATGTAAAATTCATGGCAATTATCAATCCTTTTGAAACACCTGATCTGGTACTTCAACTGGATATTAATGAAAGTGAAGAAGATGTGAAAGTAAAAAATATAACTTCTTTTGGCGAGACTATTGCATTAAAATTGTCTGTAAGCTATAAAAAATTATCGTCATGA
- a CDS encoding DUF2062 domain-containing protein gives MSLAEVQNAISEKKICVLIPTYNNEKTLNRVIDGVLNYTGSIIVVNDGSTDSTPQILAQYPQIMIISLPENKGKGNALKTGFRAAKKSGYGYAITIDSDGQHYPDDIPVFVEALLQEKEEVLLIGNRNMSQDGIPKKSSFGNRFSNFWFWFETGIKLEDTQSGYRLYPLHRIPKKYFTPKFEFEIEIIVRTAWRHVPVKNVPIKVLYDPAERVSHFRPFKDFTRISILNTILVTITLFYIIPRNFLNNFKKKSFKKFIQEDVLESDGSNRTKAFSIALGVFIGLSPFWGFQTLLVISLSVLFKLNKVLAFVASNVSLPPFIPFIIAASLFLGAPFVSGDSDILNQDLNFELIKNNLVQYIIGSFILSTTLSAIAGITSFLFLNKVSPENN, from the coding sequence ATGTCCCTTGCTGAAGTACAAAATGCAATTTCTGAAAAGAAGATATGCGTTTTAATACCTACCTACAATAATGAAAAGACTCTGAACAGGGTTATTGACGGTGTTCTCAACTACACCGGAAGTATTATTGTGGTCAATGACGGTTCCACCGATTCTACCCCTCAGATTCTTGCCCAATATCCTCAGATCATGATAATCTCTTTACCGGAGAACAAAGGAAAGGGGAATGCCCTTAAAACAGGTTTTAGAGCGGCAAAGAAATCAGGATATGGTTATGCTATCACCATTGATTCGGACGGGCAGCATTATCCGGATGATATTCCTGTATTTGTAGAGGCCCTTCTTCAGGAAAAAGAGGAGGTTCTTCTGATTGGAAACAGAAATATGTCTCAGGATGGTATTCCCAAGAAAAGCAGCTTTGGAAACCGTTTTTCCAATTTCTGGTTTTGGTTTGAAACCGGAATTAAACTGGAAGATACACAATCCGGTTACAGGCTTTATCCTTTGCATAGAATTCCAAAGAAATATTTTACCCCTAAGTTTGAATTTGAAATTGAAATCATTGTAAGAACCGCATGGAGACATGTTCCGGTAAAGAATGTTCCAATCAAAGTTTTGTATGATCCGGCAGAACGTGTTTCACATTTCCGACCTTTCAAAGATTTTACGAGAATCAGTATTCTGAATACAATTCTGGTAACGATCACTTTATTTTATATTATTCCTAGAAATTTTCTGAATAATTTCAAAAAAAAAAGCTTTAAAAAGTTCATTCAGGAAGATGTCTTAGAAAGTGACGGAAGCAACCGTACAAAGGCCTTTTCTATTGCATTGGGAGTCTTTATAGGACTTTCACCGTTCTGGGGGTTTCAGACACTTTTAGTCATCAGTTTATCTGTACTTTTTAAACTCAATAAAGTACTTGCATTTGTGGCCTCCAATGTGAGCCTTCCTCCGTTTATTCCTTTTATTATTGCGGCTTCTCTGTTTCTGGGTGCTCCATTTGTAAGTGGTGACAGCGATATTTTAAACCAGGATTTAAACTTTGAACTGATTAAAAACAATCTGGTACAATATATCATCGGCAGTTTTATCTTAAGCACTACACTTTCTGCTATTGCAGGGATAACTTCTTTTCTGTTTCTGAATAAAGTAAGCCCGGAAAATAATTAA
- a CDS encoding DUF3887 domain-containing protein → MTKLLTLFLTVWSLLSFSQDRKEIGNTFIKTLLVDKNIEKAHSYFDPSVAGQIPVEQLKAITEQLQGQIGGLKNILEVYNEGNIYYYYSEFEKTKLDVQLTFGENNKMLGFFLVPHKIFEKPDEKTTLKIKSDGIELNGTLLVPPSNDKKKLVIFVHGSGANDRDETIGENKPFKDIAEYLLANGIASYRYDKRNYSYPETLNEKSTVEEETINDAVNAALYFKNNPEYKGYQIIILGHSQGAYMMPKIAEKAQVSKYVFMAGNARPLQDLLVEQYEYLHSMDPAKVPAEAVQEVKKQVAFLNSPQFNLNSPATELPLGQPAPYWKYLKDYNQLKEVKKIKAPMFFAQGGRDYQVTEKDFNLWKETLKNDKTAVFKFYPTLSHLFIAGSGKPSPRDYETKGKVDEQFLKDLTQFILK, encoded by the coding sequence ATGACAAAACTTTTAACCCTATTCCTTACTGTATGGTCTCTCTTATCATTTTCTCAGGACAGAAAAGAGATCGGAAATACTTTTATCAAAACCTTACTGGTAGATAAAAATATAGAAAAAGCACATTCTTACTTTGATCCTTCAGTAGCAGGACAGATTCCCGTGGAGCAGCTTAAGGCTATCACAGAACAGCTTCAGGGACAGATAGGAGGATTAAAAAATATCCTGGAAGTGTATAATGAAGGAAATATCTATTATTACTATTCCGAATTTGAAAAAACAAAACTGGATGTTCAGCTTACTTTTGGTGAGAATAATAAAATGCTGGGTTTCTTTTTAGTTCCTCACAAAATATTTGAAAAACCGGATGAGAAGACTACACTGAAAATAAAAAGCGATGGTATTGAACTGAATGGAACACTGCTGGTTCCTCCGTCGAATGATAAAAAGAAACTGGTTATTTTTGTTCATGGTTCCGGAGCGAATGACAGAGACGAAACAATTGGAGAAAACAAACCCTTTAAAGATATTGCAGAATACCTTTTAGCCAACGGAATTGCTTCCTACCGATATGATAAAAGAAACTATTCTTACCCTGAGACATTGAATGAAAAATCTACCGTAGAAGAGGAAACCATCAATGATGCCGTAAATGCAGCTCTTTATTTTAAAAATAATCCTGAGTATAAAGGATATCAGATTATCATTCTGGGACACAGCCAGGGAGCTTATATGATGCCTAAGATTGCAGAAAAAGCACAAGTTTCGAAGTATGTTTTTATGGCTGGAAATGCGAGACCACTACAGGATTTATTAGTAGAACAGTACGAATATCTTCACTCTATGGATCCAGCTAAAGTACCTGCTGAAGCTGTTCAGGAAGTGAAAAAACAGGTCGCATTTTTAAATTCACCCCAATTTAACTTAAATTCACCAGCAACAGAGCTTCCTTTGGGGCAGCCTGCTCCGTATTGGAAATATTTAAAGGACTATAATCAGCTTAAAGAGGTAAAAAAAATCAAAGCTCCCATGTTCTTTGCACAAGGAGGAAGAGATTATCAGGTGACAGAGAAAGATTTCAACCTGTGGAAAGAAACATTGAAAAATGATAAAACAGCCGTTTTTAAATTTTATCCAACATTAAGTCATTTATTCATTGCAGGTTCCGGAAAACCATCTCCAAGGGATTATGAAACAAAGGGGAAGGTGGATGAACAGTTTTTAAAAGACCTTACACAGTTTATTCTGAAATAA
- a CDS encoding lipid A biosynthesis acyltransferase, with amino-acid sequence MNKWKGKSKGTVLGYRIFVWCIRNIGIRSSYGVLYFVAAYYSLFQKKSNQYIRYYFQKRLNYGYWKSKAFIFKSYFTFGKVLIDKTAISAGLRGKYTYEFDGIENLRDLLAAKKGGVLISAHIGNFEIAEHFFADIDFDCQINLVTTDQEVTVIKEYLESVAVKESNIKFIYVKEDMSHIFEINKALSENELICFTGDRYFEGSKYLEAELLGKSAKFPAGPFMIASRLGVPVIYVYVMKENNLHYHLYARVAQNIKNRDSQGLLQSYVQNLETMVKKYPLQWFNYFDFWDDVD; translated from the coding sequence ATGAACAAGTGGAAAGGTAAATCTAAAGGAACAGTACTCGGATACAGAATATTCGTCTGGTGTATTAGAAATATCGGAATCAGAAGTTCATATGGGGTGCTTTACTTTGTAGCAGCCTATTATTCACTGTTTCAGAAGAAGAGTAATCAATATATACGGTATTACTTTCAGAAAAGACTGAACTATGGATACTGGAAATCCAAAGCCTTTATATTTAAAAGTTATTTTACCTTCGGAAAAGTTCTGATTGATAAAACGGCAATTTCTGCCGGGCTCAGAGGCAAATACACTTATGAGTTTGACGGTATTGAAAATCTCAGAGATCTTTTAGCTGCTAAAAAAGGAGGAGTGCTGATCAGTGCTCATATCGGTAATTTTGAAATTGCAGAGCATTTTTTTGCAGATATCGACTTCGACTGCCAGATCAATCTCGTGACCACAGATCAGGAAGTTACCGTGATTAAAGAATATCTGGAGAGCGTTGCCGTAAAAGAAAGTAATATCAAGTTCATCTATGTAAAAGAAGATATGTCGCATATCTTTGAGATCAATAAAGCTTTATCCGAAAATGAGCTGATCTGCTTCACCGGAGACCGTTATTTTGAAGGATCCAAATATCTGGAGGCAGAATTGTTGGGAAAGAGCGCAAAGTTTCCGGCGGGTCCTTTTATGATCGCCTCAAGATTAGGAGTTCCTGTGATCTATGTCTATGTAATGAAAGAAAATAATCTTCATTATCATCTGTATGCAAGAGTGGCCCAGAATATCAAAAACCGAGATTCACAAGGGCTTTTGCAGTCTTATGTTCAGAATCTTGAAACCATGGTGAAAAAATATCCTCTTCAATGGTTTAATTATTTTGATTTTTGGGATGATGTTGATTAA
- a CDS encoding polysaccharide deacetylase family protein, with amino-acid sequence MKHYPFILFYLFCNAFIYAFHGSFWVYLFCFFAFSAVVVWGSFDIELGYFVNSITHKRTKIKEVALTFDDGPTEFTPKFLDLLKEHQVKATFFCIGKQVEKYPETFQRIIAEGHTIGNHTLSHANSTGFLSASKMIEEIEKCDDVIKNSGNITTHLYRPPFGVTNPNIAKAIKRTHKVSIGWNVRSLDTIIDDEKKIYSRVTKSLKKGSIILLHDTSEKTFRVLADLLVFLEDKKYSTFTVDTIINSNRND; translated from the coding sequence ATGAAACACTATCCATTCATCCTGTTTTATCTCTTCTGTAACGCTTTTATTTATGCGTTCCACGGAAGTTTTTGGGTATATCTGTTTTGTTTTTTTGCTTTTTCTGCGGTGGTAGTCTGGGGCTCTTTTGATATTGAACTGGGATATTTTGTCAACAGTATCACTCATAAGCGTACAAAGATCAAAGAAGTTGCTCTTACTTTTGATGATGGCCCAACTGAATTTACACCAAAATTTTTAGACCTGCTTAAAGAACATCAGGTAAAAGCCACCTTTTTCTGTATTGGAAAACAGGTTGAGAAGTATCCTGAAACATTTCAGAGAATCATTGCAGAAGGTCATACGATCGGAAATCATACCTTATCACATGCCAATTCCACAGGATTTTTATCTGCTTCAAAAATGATTGAAGAAATTGAAAAATGCGACGATGTCATTAAAAACTCGGGAAATATAACAACCCATCTTTACAGACCTCCTTTTGGAGTGACGAATCCCAATATTGCAAAAGCGATCAAAAGAACGCATAAAGTAAGCATCGGATGGAATGTAAGGTCTTTGGACACCATCATTGATGATGAAAAGAAAATCTACAGCAGAGTTACTAAAAGCTTGAAAAAAGGAAGTATTATCCTCCTTCATGACACTTCGGAAAAGACCTTCCGCGTGCTGGCAGATTTATTAGTATTTTTGGAGGACAAAAAATATTCAACTTTTACGGTTGATACAATTATAAATTCAAATAGAAATGATTAA
- a CDS encoding LolA family protein: MIKNIALGAFLLVSGFFFAQNAAMSGAEAKAFVSKVSSETKEIKTLQSDFTQTKKMDFLDKSIVTYGRMSLQTPNMLSWKYTKPYQYSIVFKSNKIFINDQGKKSSVDAKSKTFEKINKLIVGSSNGTMFNDPEFTVTYFKNGNYNIAKFIPKTSQLLKYIKQIELYFPKNQSTVSQVNMTEASGDTTNIVFKNTKINASIPASEFTL; the protein is encoded by the coding sequence ATGATTAAAAATATTGCTTTAGGAGCATTCTTACTAGTTTCCGGTTTCTTTTTTGCACAAAACGCGGCCATGTCAGGAGCTGAAGCCAAAGCATTTGTGTCGAAAGTATCTTCGGAGACTAAAGAGATCAAAACGTTACAGAGTGATTTTACCCAGACAAAAAAAATGGACTTCCTGGATAAGAGCATTGTTACTTACGGAAGAATGTCCCTGCAGACTCCCAACATGCTGAGCTGGAAATATACAAAACCTTATCAATACAGTATTGTTTTTAAAAGCAACAAGATCTTTATCAATGACCAGGGGAAAAAATCGTCTGTAGATGCCAAGAGCAAAACATTTGAAAAAATCAATAAGCTGATTGTAGGAAGCTCAAACGGAACGATGTTCAATGATCCGGAATTTACCGTAACTTATTTTAAGAATGGAAATTACAATATCGCGAAGTTTATTCCTAAAACATCACAACTGTTGAAATACATCAAACAGATCGAGCTGTATTTCCCAAAGAACCAGTCGACGGTTTCTCAGGTGAATATGACCGAGGCTTCCGGAGATACCACGAATATTGTTTTCAAAAACACCAAGATCAATGCTTCAATTCCTGCGTCAGAGTTTACTTTATAG
- a CDS encoding beta-ketoacyl-[acyl-carrier-protein] synthase family protein, giving the protein MENRVVITGMGIYSCIGTSLEEVRESLYQGKSGIVLDPDRKEFGFRSGLTGVVPKPDLKNLLNRRQRISMGEESEYAYLATMDALTQANLDEEFLNSHEVGILYGNDSVSQAVVESIDIAREKKDTTLMGSGAIFKSMNSTVTMNLSTIFKLKGINLTISAACASGSHSLGLAYMMIKNGFQDMIICGGAQETNKYSMASFDGLGVFSAREDEPTKASRPFDAERDGLIPSGGAASLIVESLESAQRRGVPIIAEIIGYGFSSNGGHISTPNVDGPALAMDRALKQSGLKASDIDYINAHATSTPIGDANEAKAIYEIFGSEVPVSSTKSMTGHECWMAGASEVIYSILMMQNDFVAPNINLENPDNEAQKINLVAKTKNQKIDVFLSNSFGFGGTNSALIVKKFD; this is encoded by the coding sequence ATGGAAAATAGGGTTGTAATTACCGGAATGGGAATTTATTCCTGCATCGGGACGTCTTTAGAAGAGGTCAGGGAATCCCTATATCAAGGAAAATCCGGTATTGTTTTAGATCCGGATAGAAAAGAATTTGGTTTCAGGTCTGGCCTTACAGGAGTTGTTCCAAAACCCGATCTGAAAAACCTCTTAAACAGACGCCAGCGTATCAGTATGGGAGAAGAAAGCGAATATGCGTATCTGGCTACTATGGATGCATTGACGCAGGCGAATCTGGATGAAGAGTTCCTGAATTCTCATGAAGTGGGAATTTTATATGGAAACGACAGTGTTTCCCAGGCAGTCGTAGAATCTATTGATATTGCCAGGGAAAAGAAAGATACTACATTGATGGGGTCGGGAGCGATCTTCAAATCAATGAATTCAACAGTGACAATGAACCTTTCAACTATTTTTAAACTGAAAGGAATCAATCTTACCATCAGTGCAGCCTGCGCAAGTGGATCCCATTCATTGGGACTGGCTTATATGATGATCAAAAATGGTTTTCAGGACATGATTATCTGTGGCGGTGCTCAGGAAACTAATAAATATTCTATGGCGAGCTTTGACGGGCTGGGAGTTTTTTCAGCCAGAGAAGATGAACCCACAAAAGCATCCAGACCTTTCGATGCAGAAAGAGACGGATTGATTCCAAGCGGAGGTGCTGCCAGTCTGATTGTTGAAAGCTTAGAATCTGCCCAAAGAAGAGGTGTTCCAATCATTGCAGAAATTATCGGATACGGTTTTTCTTCAAACGGAGGTCATATTTCAACACCCAATGTAGACGGACCTGCTTTGGCCATGGACAGAGCATTAAAACAGTCAGGATTAAAAGCTTCAGACATCGATTATATCAATGCTCATGCGACTTCTACTCCAATTGGTGATGCCAACGAGGCAAAAGCAATCTATGAGATTTTCGGTAGTGAAGTTCCTGTAAGTTCTACCAAATCTATGACCGGACATGAGTGCTGGATGGCGGGTGCAAGTGAAGTGATCTACTCTATTCTGATGATGCAGAACGATTTTGTAGCTCCCAATATTAATCTGGAAAATCCTGATAATGAAGCACAAAAGATAAATTTGGTCGCAAAAACAAAAAATCAAAAAATTGATGTATTTTTGTCGAATTCTTTTGGGTTTGGGGGAACCAATTCTGCACTAATAGTAAAAAAATTTGATTAA
- a CDS encoding phytoene desaturase family protein has protein sequence MKKAYDILVIGSGLGGLVSALILAKEGMKVCVLEKNNQYGGNLQTFSRDKLIFDTGVHYLGGLSKGQNLNLFFSYLEIMDDLELQLMDEDGYDRISFGEDEIEYPHAQGYQNFVEQLSKYFPEEKVNLENYCEEIQYVCSQFPRYHVVGKDNYNEEILHLNTKRFIESVTQNKRLQAVLLGSNFLYAGDSEDIPFYVHALTVNSYIQSAYKCVKGGSQISKLLIRKLREYGAEIHKHSEVSDFVFNENNVLVSVKTKEGKEYSAKQFISNIEIRSTIKLIGEERLKKSFLNRVLSWKPVSSCFSIYLVLRPHSLPNFNYNRYHYSSEEQVWNAFRYRKESWPETYMLSSTPSKHHPEFAESLTAISYMDFDEVKEWENTFNTVADEHERGEAYERFKLEKTEKMLDALEKKIPNLRHAIKTIYTSSPLSYRDYIGNFEGNMYGYMKSSENPLKTMVSPRTKIDNLFLTGQSVNMHGILGVTIGAFNTCAEILGKETIDIRLTQMINKN, from the coding sequence TTGAAGAAAGCATATGACATACTTGTAATCGGCAGCGGATTGGGAGGTCTTGTTTCGGCTCTTATTTTGGCGAAAGAAGGTATGAAAGTGTGTGTTCTTGAGAAAAATAATCAATACGGAGGAAATCTGCAGACCTTTTCACGGGACAAACTGATTTTTGATACAGGTGTCCATTATCTCGGAGGGCTGTCCAAAGGGCAGAATCTGAACCTCTTCTTTTCCTATCTGGAAATTATGGATGATCTGGAGCTTCAGCTGATGGATGAAGATGGCTATGACAGGATCAGTTTTGGAGAAGATGAAATAGAATATCCACATGCACAGGGCTATCAGAATTTCGTTGAGCAGCTTTCTAAGTATTTTCCTGAAGAGAAAGTAAACCTTGAAAACTACTGTGAAGAGATTCAGTATGTCTGCAGCCAGTTTCCAAGATATCATGTGGTAGGAAAAGATAATTACAACGAGGAAATACTGCATCTTAATACCAAAAGATTTATTGAATCCGTTACCCAGAACAAAAGGCTTCAGGCTGTTTTACTGGGTTCCAATTTTTTATATGCCGGAGACTCTGAAGATATACCTTTCTATGTACATGCTTTAACGGTAAATTCTTATATCCAAAGCGCCTACAAATGTGTAAAAGGAGGCAGCCAGATCTCTAAACTTCTGATCAGAAAACTTCGGGAATATGGAGCGGAAATACACAAACATTCAGAAGTTTCGGACTTTGTTTTTAATGAAAATAATGTACTGGTATCCGTAAAAACGAAAGAAGGAAAAGAATATTCAGCAAAACAGTTTATTTCAAATATAGAGATTCGTTCCACTATTAAACTAATTGGAGAGGAAAGACTTAAGAAATCCTTTCTGAACAGGGTTTTGAGCTGGAAGCCGGTTTCATCATGCTTTAGTATTTATCTGGTTTTAAGACCTCACAGTCTTCCGAATTTCAATTACAACAGATATCATTATTCATCAGAAGAACAGGTCTGGAATGCATTCCGTTACCGGAAAGAATCATGGCCGGAAACCTATATGCTTTCATCCACGCCCTCGAAGCATCATCCTGAATTTGCAGAAAGTCTGACTGCAATTTCCTATATGGATTTTGATGAGGTTAAAGAATGGGAAAATACATTCAATACCGTAGCGGATGAGCATGAAAGAGGAGAAGCGTATGAAAGATTTAAACTTGAAAAAACAGAAAAAATGCTTGATGCTCTGGAAAAGAAAATTCCTAATCTAAGGCATGCCATCAAAACAATATATACTTCTTCTCCCTTGTCTTACCGTGACTATATCGGGAATTTTGAAGGAAATATGTACGGATACATGAAAAGCTCGGAGAATCCTCTTAAAACAATGGTTTCTCCCCGTACCAAAATCGACAATCTGTTTCTTACCGGACAATCCGTTAATATGCACGGGATTTTAGGTGTTACCATTGGTGCTTTTAATACGTGTGCGGAAATCTTAGGAAAAGAGACCATAGATATTCGGTTGACACAAATGATTAATAAAAACTAA